Proteins encoded within one genomic window of Gimesia sp.:
- a CDS encoding SHD1 domain-containing protein, translating to MNTKQKLSLLACLLCTLLLSQSLQAEEESYERFAVRTWNFRDGSEAKGKLIVVKGPQATLRLDGQGTVRVSFDKLSVKDLNWLYEYHKRRNQLSFLPEEYRKIHTESSLPETKSEPPAKTEPEPAPVENKPSMEPDKKTATAPEAGGESYKPFTLREWSFKDGSSFKAKFVSINPQQIQLIKESGELTMVPLDQLTINDMKWLFEYHRRNKLLGLLPPAMQEQAKALAAQLGLPAEMESPATAMTEPGTPAAADDDPNVIKANTEIDPELVAVLSDYRFWSDKKGQKSEARFAGLEGREIRFTPSPGSNAGVGIISIPVGTLSDEDLELLREALKMHGRMSELPLPYREPFDSSLSARKLKQMLRVNFHRKWTDVSGNSVAASYIKMENGNISLLITQSNAVQEFPYDKFSEEDHQYVQERLQKEVAGQFFPENAETTLTPEEQEKEFRVWTDRKNRQLKGKFVRLAYGDSVTVLNTGTKEELFITEFFSDGDLSLIKPRKQQQPDQLAMNEGGIPGIPGAAMPGAAMPGSAMPGPGGMNFPGMQNPGMRNPALPEPGSMMPAEPAMANPAMEPNPAMEMSANMMAENSARNPGMPERPVMQNTFECELCGKTHTSESLLFEQCPHCGVKRGDMIYQCGRCNKKFKSEGSGLTAPCPYCNPNQGRNEVAANNNFSSDANAGGGESSSSGRRSSNYASGYRTGRALGKLFFWGLAFLGFIGGALKMRG from the coding sequence ATGAATACGAAACAAAAACTCTCTCTGCTGGCCTGTCTACTCTGTACTCTGCTTCTCTCACAGTCGCTGCAGGCAGAAGAAGAAAGTTATGAGCGCTTCGCAGTGCGCACCTGGAACTTCCGGGATGGCTCGGAGGCAAAAGGGAAGCTGATTGTAGTGAAGGGCCCCCAGGCCACGCTGCGTCTGGATGGTCAAGGGACCGTGCGCGTTTCTTTCGATAAGTTGAGCGTCAAAGATCTCAACTGGCTCTACGAGTATCATAAACGCCGCAATCAGTTGAGTTTTCTGCCGGAAGAGTACCGCAAAATTCACACGGAGTCCTCACTCCCGGAAACAAAGAGCGAACCTCCCGCGAAGACAGAGCCCGAGCCTGCCCCCGTTGAAAACAAGCCGTCTATGGAGCCGGACAAGAAAACGGCGACAGCGCCTGAGGCAGGCGGAGAGTCGTACAAACCATTTACACTCCGCGAGTGGAGTTTCAAAGATGGCAGCAGCTTTAAAGCCAAATTTGTCTCTATCAATCCCCAGCAGATTCAATTGATCAAAGAGTCAGGCGAACTGACGATGGTGCCTCTGGATCAGTTAACCATCAATGATATGAAGTGGCTGTTCGAGTATCATCGCCGGAATAAGCTGCTGGGTTTGTTGCCTCCAGCGATGCAGGAGCAAGCCAAAGCACTGGCGGCACAACTGGGGCTGCCTGCGGAAATGGAATCACCGGCGACCGCGATGACCGAACCGGGAACACCTGCGGCTGCGGATGACGATCCGAATGTGATTAAAGCGAATACGGAAATTGACCCTGAACTGGTAGCCGTGTTGTCTGATTACCGGTTCTGGTCCGACAAAAAGGGACAGAAGTCTGAAGCCCGGTTTGCAGGGCTGGAAGGCCGCGAAATCCGCTTTACACCAAGTCCCGGCTCGAACGCGGGCGTCGGAATCATCAGCATTCCCGTGGGAACCCTGAGTGATGAAGATCTGGAGTTACTACGCGAAGCACTGAAGATGCATGGGCGGATGTCTGAGCTTCCCCTGCCCTACCGGGAACCCTTTGATTCCAGCCTCTCAGCCCGCAAACTGAAACAGATGTTACGCGTCAACTTCCACCGCAAATGGACCGACGTTTCCGGCAATTCAGTCGCCGCTTCCTACATCAAAATGGAAAATGGCAACATCTCTCTCTTGATCACACAAAGCAACGCAGTTCAGGAATTCCCTTACGATAAGTTTTCCGAAGAGGATCATCAATACGTTCAGGAACGCCTGCAGAAAGAAGTGGCAGGTCAGTTCTTCCCGGAAAATGCAGAGACGACGCTGACCCCGGAAGAGCAGGAAAAAGAATTCCGAGTCTGGACGGACCGTAAGAATCGGCAGCTCAAAGGGAAATTCGTGCGACTCGCCTATGGCGATTCGGTTACCGTATTGAATACAGGAACAAAAGAAGAACTGTTCATCACGGAATTCTTCAGCGATGGCGACTTAAGCCTGATCAAACCCCGGAAACAGCAACAGCCGGATCAACTGGCGATGAACGAAGGGGGGATACCTGGAATTCCTGGTGCCGCCATGCCCGGCGCTGCCATGCCTGGTTCCGCGATGCCGGGGCCCGGGGGAATGAATTTCCCCGGCATGCAAAATCCGGGCATGCGTAACCCGGCGCTGCCTGAACCCGGTTCGATGATGCCTGCAGAGCCGGCAATGGCGAATCCTGCGATGGAACCTAATCCGGCTATGGAAATGTCAGCCAACATGATGGCGGAAAATTCTGCGCGGAATCCCGGGATGCCTGAACGTCCTGTCATGCAGAATACTTTCGAATGTGAACTGTGTGGTAAAACCCATACCTCGGAAAGCCTGTTGTTTGAACAATGTCCGCACTGTGGTGTGAAGCGGGGGGACATGATCTACCAGTGCGGCCGATGTAACAAGAAGTTCAAATCAGAAGGTTCCGGACTGACGGCCCCCTGTCCCTACTGTAATCCGAATCAGGGACGTAATGAGGTAGCCGCGAACAATAATTTCTCCTCCGATGCGAATGCAGGCGGCGGCGAATCGAGTAGTTCGGGAAGACGATCCAGCAACTATGCTTCCGGATATCGGACAGGCAGGGCGCTGGGCAAACTGTTTTTCTGGGGGCTGGCATTTCTCGGCTTTATTGGTGGTGCCTTGAAAATGCGTGGTTAA
- the thiC gene encoding phosphomethylpyrimidine synthase ThiC: MPEASDKTAWDFMPAGWELKPGFEENYENADAWTPPADFLPVTQLEFARCGTITPEMERVAEREPHLTAEQIRDEIAAGRMIIPANKVHLGYQLDPMAIGRASKTKVNANMGASPVSSGTDEEIEKLKWAQQWGADTVMDLSTGGDIDGCRQAIIQNSSVPIGTVPIYSMIIARRLEDLDHASILQMLQHQAKQGVDYFTIHAGVLREHLELVAQRLIGIVSRGGSLLAKWMLHNKQQNPMYDLWDDICDIMREYDVSFSIGDGLRPGGLADGSDRAQLAELCVLGELTERAWQKGVQVMIEGPGHISFDQIEFNMKVQRKLCHGAPFYVLGPLVTDIFPGYDHITSCIGATAAGYHGASMLCYVTPKEHLGLPKKDDVKQGCIAYKIAAHAADVALGIPGTRNRDDELTEARAALNWEKHFELSFDPDTARALHDEDLDVDTDFCAMCGHDWCSVRISKEIQEFMSGKSEDYAWDKAKKSLPLTAEQKEILEKRGVLSPDQIHKLASKVKKEMTGDQDKASCHSDYVDPESAQQMQTSKELPVLNERP; this comes from the coding sequence ATGCCGGAAGCGTCGGACAAAACCGCCTGGGATTTCATGCCCGCCGGCTGGGAGCTGAAACCGGGATTTGAAGAGAACTACGAAAACGCCGATGCCTGGACGCCTCCGGCTGACTTTCTGCCGGTCACCCAGCTCGAATTTGCCCGTTGTGGCACCATCACCCCGGAAATGGAACGGGTCGCTGAACGCGAGCCGCACCTGACCGCAGAGCAGATCCGCGATGAAATCGCTGCCGGCCGGATGATCATTCCCGCCAACAAGGTCCACCTGGGCTACCAGCTCGATCCGATGGCCATCGGCCGTGCTTCCAAAACCAAGGTCAACGCCAACATGGGCGCTTCACCCGTTTCCTCGGGGACCGATGAAGAAATCGAAAAGCTGAAATGGGCCCAGCAATGGGGCGCAGACACTGTGATGGACCTCTCCACCGGCGGCGATATTGACGGCTGTCGGCAGGCCATCATCCAGAACAGCTCTGTCCCCATCGGTACGGTGCCGATCTACTCCATGATCATTGCCCGTCGCCTGGAAGACCTGGATCACGCCAGCATCCTGCAGATGCTGCAGCACCAGGCCAAACAGGGTGTGGACTACTTCACCATTCATGCCGGCGTCCTGCGGGAACACCTCGAACTGGTGGCCCAGCGCCTGATCGGCATCGTCAGCCGCGGCGGATCACTGCTGGCCAAGTGGATGCTCCACAACAAACAACAGAACCCGATGTACGATCTCTGGGATGACATCTGCGACATCATGCGGGAATACGACGTCAGCTTCTCGATTGGTGATGGTCTGCGACCCGGTGGTCTCGCTGACGGATCCGACCGGGCTCAGCTGGCAGAACTCTGCGTCCTGGGTGAGCTGACCGAGCGTGCCTGGCAAAAAGGGGTGCAGGTCATGATCGAAGGCCCCGGTCATATTTCCTTCGACCAGATCGAATTCAATATGAAGGTCCAGCGGAAACTCTGTCACGGAGCTCCGTTCTACGTACTGGGTCCCCTGGTTACTGATATCTTCCCTGGATACGACCATATCACCAGCTGTATCGGTGCGACCGCCGCGGGTTACCACGGTGCCAGCATGCTCTGCTACGTGACTCCCAAAGAACACCTCGGTCTGCCCAAGAAAGATGACGTCAAACAGGGCTGTATCGCTTACAAGATCGCTGCCCACGCAGCCGACGTCGCCCTGGGAATTCCCGGTACCCGCAACCGTGACGACGAGTTGACCGAAGCCCGCGCCGCCCTCAACTGGGAAAAGCACTTCGAACTCAGCTTCGATCCGGACACCGCCCGGGCTCTGCACGACGAAGACCTCGACGTCGACACCGACTTCTGTGCGATGTGTGGTCACGACTGGTGCAGCGTGCGAATCTCCAAGGAAATTCAAGAGTTCATGTCGGGCAAATCGGAAGATTATGCCTGGGATAAAGCAAAGAAATCACTGCCGCTGACTGCAGAACAGAAGGAGATTCTGGAAAAACGGGGCGTGCTCAGTCCAGACCAGATTCACAAGCTGGCCTCCAAGGTCAAGAAAGAAATGACCGGCGACCAGGACAAAGCCTCCTGCCACAGCGACTACGTCGATCCGGAATCGGCTCAACAGATGCAGACCTCCAAAGAGCTGCCTGTGCTAAATGAACGCCCCTGA
- a CDS encoding adenosine kinase, with translation MQYDVYGVGNALVDIQARISDATLEKLGYAKGIMTLVDEEAQQKVLGELDGAPLSQCAGGSAANTILGIADFGGKAAYAGKVGSDMLGEFDLADMRKLGVTIEVPPAAEGQTGTCVVLITDDAQRTMLTNLGVSATLSVEDINEEHIKQSKYVYVEGYLFTGETQKKAAYRAIELAKKHNVKVAFTVSDPFLINLFRDEFQQLIEGPVDLLFCNLEEARSLTGEHDAVDCAHVIHHHVPNLALTLGGDGSILMHEGKVIPIEGVETDAIDTTGAGDMYAAGILYGITNGLTWHQAGHLASHAAARIVSQLGARLKNPFTEDEIKELLS, from the coding sequence ATGCAGTACGACGTTTATGGTGTGGGTAATGCTCTCGTTGATATTCAGGCACGTATTTCCGATGCCACCCTGGAAAAGCTGGGTTACGCCAAAGGGATTATGACCCTCGTCGATGAAGAGGCACAGCAGAAGGTGCTGGGCGAGCTGGACGGTGCACCGCTGTCACAGTGTGCGGGCGGTTCTGCTGCGAATACGATTCTGGGGATCGCCGACTTCGGTGGAAAAGCGGCCTATGCGGGTAAAGTGGGCAGCGACATGCTGGGCGAATTCGACCTGGCAGACATGCGGAAGCTCGGGGTGACGATCGAAGTTCCTCCCGCCGCCGAAGGACAGACCGGAACCTGCGTAGTGCTGATTACTGATGACGCACAGCGGACGATGCTGACCAACCTGGGGGTCTCTGCGACACTCAGCGTGGAAGACATCAACGAAGAACACATCAAGCAGTCAAAATATGTGTATGTCGAGGGCTACCTGTTCACGGGAGAGACCCAGAAGAAAGCCGCCTATCGCGCGATCGAACTGGCCAAGAAGCATAACGTGAAGGTGGCATTCACCGTCTCCGACCCGTTCCTGATTAACCTGTTCCGGGACGAGTTCCAGCAGCTGATTGAAGGTCCCGTCGACCTGCTGTTCTGCAATCTGGAAGAAGCCCGCAGTCTGACCGGCGAACATGACGCCGTCGACTGTGCTCACGTGATTCACCACCACGTTCCGAACCTGGCACTGACGCTGGGCGGCGACGGTTCAATTCTGATGCACGAAGGCAAAGTGATTCCCATCGAAGGAGTCGAGACAGACGCCATCGATACTACCGGTGCCGGTGACATGTACGCTGCCGGCATTCTGTATGGCATTACCAACGGTCTGACCTGGCACCAGGCCGGGCACCTGGCTTCCCATGCAGCCGCCCGCATTGTCTCGCAGCTGGGCGCGCGACTGAAGAATCCTTTCACCGAGGATGAAATCAAGGAACTGCTCAGTTGA